The window gtataggatcgtttacatttgttaTACGATCatatttagttacacgatcatttagatttggggttccaaatttaaatttattttttcaaaatttgtgtatacaatggtttagatttagctacgatcgtttacatttgattacccaaatttaggtataaacgatttttttcaatattttttatacgcgatcttttaattttgattactctaatttaaatctCTAACCAATtttccaagattctttatacaccaatACATCATCTgcatagaaaagaaaagaagaagaaagacgattttttttcaatattctttacacacaatcttttagttttttgttATTCTTGTTCAAATGGCTAactaattttttcaagatttttataccccatctgtttaaaaaagaaaagaagaaagacagataagaaaaagaagatacaTACAGACGAGAAAATAATGAAATGACAAATccagaatatttaaaaaaatgactaaaaaataatgaaatgaCAAATccagaatatttaaaaaaataactaaattgaTGGGCTTTGTTAGACAGACGATaaattatatttagaaaaatttactttttatttacGGAGAAGATATAAAATATTATTCGAatactttattatttatttaatttagacCATACATACTTTAATACTAAAATGGAATAAATAGTTGTACGAACAgcagagtttttttttctagatacacacttaattgccaatATGAAATATGAATGAATGAAGTATGAGTTGAAAATTTATAATTGTTTGGAGAAGAATGaagataaaatttaattaaaaagaaaaaaaagatgattgTGTAGAAGGTGCTAAAAATCAAAAGGGTAGGGAGGTCCCATTGGGAGGGAGTGAACGTTAGATTGGAAGTAAAGCAATTAATCAATTTGACCATTCGTAGTTGGAATTTCATGGGGGAGTGGGGGGCACGATGgtaatttaattctttttctaaagataagacaaaaattaattattggATCAAACATAAAAACCCttcaaatcaataaaaataaccTTTTAAATGGGAAGGGTTTTTCTAACCATTAATTGTATTTagttatattaaaattaaaagtaacatttccatttctaaaaattatagaaaatcaTAGAAAATGAGTTGGGTTGGATTAAGTTGATTGAGTTTTCTAATCATCGAGATTTTTTATTACCTCAACTAAGTTGGTAAAAATTATTAACTCAAATGTTTGATCTATCAAATTTAACATGTTGATAGAAATGAGTTTAGCACTCCATCTCATAGCAACTACCTTTGTCTCACTCTGTATGACAATCTTCATGTGTCCTCCAACTTTGACAACAACTCCGACAAAACTACCTTCTATGATCAACTATAGCGAGTACCACCTTTAGTATAACCACGTCTGATAAACACCTTAAGCGACCAACTTTTTGACCACCAACTCCACTCATCATCTTCATTATAAGACCTTAATTTTGGTGAAAACCACATTCGATGATCAATTTCTGCATGACAACCGTTTACTAGTAACTATCTTCTATGAATATTTCCAGAGACTAACTTCAACTACTAATTCTGAAGAAGACCACTTCTAATGACAACTCTTACAAAATCCAACTTAGTCGATCATCTCCATATGTAttaatctctttctttctttttctttcaaatattatatttatccATTTATATTCATTGTTTATTTCATATTCAAACATATGTCAAAAGAATATATGTTAAGATTGAAACTATATCGGCCTACGAATAGatatctcaaatttaaaaatatattaattaaatctcatgtatttttctaaaaaaaggaTTAATTCAATAAATGGAAATTAATAGTATTTAATTAAGTGATGgagaaaaacataaaataaaaaatcaattaaaacaaCATGCCAAATATAAACACTAACATGAGCATAATTGGGAGTGAAaatgtatatatacacacatattaTTCAACAAAACTTAAACACACACCCTTTGACCATTTCATCAACATAAATCTTGTCTTTGCCTAATCCTTAATTATTCCAACTAATTTTTGCATATTTATCTAAACATTGTAGCAATAATATAACGGTGTATGCAATATAAAATAGCCCCAACAATTTATACTAAAAGATAAGCATATTAACATATAAcattacatatttttttttagctccttaataattttcttctaactttgaaattttcataaatataataggctactaaaatatttatgacttgcGTAATAGAGTATCTGAAGTTAGatactttttaaatatataaagttTGTCATTCCGCCTTTCTTCTACTATTCTACTATTCCctctaatttctttctatcgtctttcttcctttttcttttttttcggctgtattttcttttttttttttctttatttttttacatttagatttggataatcaaatttgatttctttccatcgtctttttttttcttttttttttcgttgcaatttctttccttcctttccttcctttccttttttacgtcgtttaaattaaggtaatcaaatctaaaagaatcttgaaaaaaattgtttagattggagtagccaaatctaaaccgtttaggtagccaaatctaaacgatcatgtaaaaaatgtaaaaaaataaacgatcgtgtactaaaaggtaccaaaagaattaaaaaaaaaatcatttagccaaatctaaacgattgtatatcaaagaatcttgaaaaaattcgtttagccaaatctaaatggttgtataccaaattttgaaaaaaaaaatcatttagatttagcatAAATggcgatcgtgtaccaaatatattatgcgtgtTGTAAACGACGTGGTTGATATATTTTTCGTTGTGAGCTGTGGGCTtattccattttcaaaattgtttggGTAAATATTTGATGGGTTTCTTATAATTACGAAAAGACCCTTAATAAAAGCTAAAGTTtattctttaaagaaaaaaacaaaagaaaaaagagaaaaaagaaaagagagaaatagTTGTTTTCAAAGAGAGATTGGTAGTCAAAATAAATGAAAGTAATACAAAtaattaaagagaaaaatggTAGGGCCGTAAGCAGCCAAAGTCAAAGTTGTgtaattagaaaaaaaaggttgaaaTGCAATGCACCAATTTGACCATTCCGCAACACAATTTTGTAAGTTTCCTTAATCAAATCCCACATTCAAATATTCTAAATTGtttaatttcgtaaaccatccCTTCATATTCCCACAACAATCAAGTATTCATCACTTACATTCTACATATTGATCTTATCAAACATTTTGCTTTCTTTCTCTACCATCACTTATCTATTTTTTGTGTAATTACATtgtcaaaaaaaatattttttcaacatttccaaatatttataaaatatataacatagattttatcactaatagacatCGATAGAATAATAGTTGTTAGTCTTTGGTATTAATATGAGCTTCACTAATATTTTATAgagtaattataataataacaattttatggataataatctatcaacattttcaaaaaaaattataaatgtaGCAAAATCTATTAAAGATAAAATCTTCTTATGGTTTATTAGTGATCGATCAATATTTATGATAATATAGTCTATTGATTGGTAACAGACTacaaatattgttatatttgaaaaattttcaaaatgttgATGTATATACTAATACTTTGAATCTACTTATTATATTTGCAAATGtttctattttatatttataaggATAAACTTATTGTGTGGACAAAAATTGTATTATATTACAAGAGTACTAAAAAATTTTACAACCTAGTACAACATAAGATAAATCAAGTATTTTTCCATTAGTAATTGCAATACACAACATTTTTAGGACtaataattaagtatgtaacaatattttaaaaaaaaaattgtaaaatctGTTCGTAATAAACTCAATTGATAGTAAACTCTTGTGATATGATCTATCCGCGATCCTAAAAACTGAATTAaagttttactatatttacattttttttattttgtactacatataatatatatacatactttgaatttgattgttatatttgtaatacTCATAGTATTTAACTGCAATCATAGATGCACTCATCTTACGACGGTTATACAGTTTACAAATAAAAACAAGAATCATGCCCTTTCAGCAAGTTGAGATTTTGCTCTATCTTGCCCACCATTTTTGACTTTGCACCATTTCTAATGTGTTCTTCAACACTTCTTTTACATTCAACCATTCCCATTGAAAACCTCCAACCATTTCTTCATTACCAAACAAAACAAGATTCCTTTCATCTTTCTCTAAATAAAACTGCCCAACtcactttcatttttttcccttCACACAGTCAACCGTAATCAGTACGATTAGTTTGTTCCAATTATTTTCTTAAAGCCATTGACCAAATCCTTTCCCCACCCTTAAATTCTATCTCTCAAGTATTTTGTATTCAGATTAAAGAAACTTTCATAAACGTAAACAATATGCAActcaaatgaaaaaaatgaaacagtacttagcaaatcaaatcaaatcaaattcactatcttcttcatttctttttcttttcaaatatccCTCTAAAACTCTAAACCTCAAATGATTCTTTTTCCTTTGCAGAGTTTCCCACATTTGTATACACGAAGAAAAAAGAACACTGATCTATGATATAAATTCATTcattcctattttttttttttctgtatgaATCAAAAGAAAACACAAAACTCTAGTGTTTCACCAAGATTCAAGGATGAGACTTGAGGCTTCTGCAACTGATTGAGAGTGATTATGATCGCCTTCGTACGTTACTATTAACATAGATGGATCATCTGACGCTCTCTCGACGTGTTTTCTTGCCGGACATCCTCTTAAACTGCTACACTTATAGTAACCTCTGCAAAATTACAAAGCTTCCATTATAAATCACCCCAAAAACTTGATGATTTTAACAACTTTGAGTGATCTTGATGATTGGACTATGATTCTTACCTCGGATATGGAGAACCCTTTATCGGCTTTTGCCCATACTTCCTCCACGAATAATCATCCGGAGGAATATCAGCGTTCTTAGAACTTATTGCTGGTACTCTCACCACCCTTTTCAACCTCAATTTTCTGCTATTCAGTTCAACAAACAAACACATGGgatttgtttattttagttCATATCCATTGAAAAAGATGAGAGAAATACTTGAACATATTAGTATCAGATCAGTTAATAAACATCCTTTACTGTAACATCATTTCCTTTCCAATTAACATTGAACCAAGTACTAATTTCAATCCTCCATATTCCCATTCAAGTAAcagttaaataataatttaaaccTATAGTTTCAATTGGCAGATAGATTGTGAACTACATCAGTAACAGACAGAGATTTAGATCTTACCCAACTTGAAATTACAAGAACTAAATCGTTACTTTACACACTAAGATTCAGAATCCAAATCGTGCAAGAAAATTAGTAAGAACAAGAAAATTTAGAAGGGGTTTTAGGGTagttgttaccttttcttagaGCAGTGGCAACGACCACCAGAAGATCCAGCGCATTTCCCAGAGCCCAAATTCTCAGAACCGCACTTTCTCTTGAGACCAGAAGAAGGCTTAGAGACAACAGACGAAACTCTGGAAAGATCAGTAATCtgaaaagaagaggaagagggtTGATGTTGGAGCTTAATTTCTGAATCGGAAGCAGGAAGGGAGGTTAAGAAGGAGGAAGTAGGAGCAGCGGAGTAAGAAAAATTGATGGTGGTGGCAGAATCGAGGCGGTCGAGGGAGGGCGGAGGGATTTGTTGAATGGGGGTAGCGTTATAGATTTTAGAGGAATCTAAAGGGGCACGGCGGAATCGGGCATGGCCAGTTCTAGAGGAGCGGCCGAGGAGAGATATGGCCTTGCGGAAGTGGGAGACGGCGGCGTTGGCGACGGCTTGGCAATCGGAGTCGAGATTAGAAGGGGGAGAATGAGAGAGTAATGTGATGAGCTTTTTGAGGGTGTCGAGGCCGGAGGCGGCTTCTTGAACGGCGGAGTCTTGGTCCATGGGGGATCGAGAAGAGAGTTGAGGAGGGTTGGTGAAGCCGGTGAGGAGCTCCACCGCCATTGAATTAGGAAGGGGAAGAAGGAGAAGGTCAAAAGGGGAGAAATTGATTCATtcaattgaagaagaagaagaagaagaagaagaagaaggggttattaatataaacaaaaagaaaagagaaaagaaaatgaaggtcTTAAAAGCAACAATTAATTGATTGATCCTCTCTGTGTGGTCTTCTCATTGACCAATGTTCTCCTTCCTCATCACTCATGGGCCCCTCTAATAATCTTCttacttttactttttcttttctttctttctttttttttttttattttaattcaacctttattcttttaaaaattattaaaaaaatataatatttacaaTTTATCCATTTTTTTTGTAGGGTTCTTTCCTACTCTTTTCTAAATTATATTTAcaactaaaaataaattataatttgaattttaaaatacatattattataactcaAATCAAAATATCTAGATTTATATTTAGATGCAATTTAATTATATGATTTATACCTAGAATTTAGTTTAAACCCTATAAATTATTTAGGAGTGTTTTACCCAATTATAAactatacattttttaaatcaaGGAGACAAAAAGTCTAAGTTTTTCAAATAATAGAGTTAGAATTGTAACTAAAcctgcttttttatgttttgaattaGGTTGGACGagatgttttcttttatttctttcttttaaaagcATTTTTTTTGAACTTGGAATGCTTtttccaattttctttttcttttttcttttttctttttaaaatcacTTCATAAACTTTCAAAGTAGAGAATACCCAACCAAAGTTACTAAATAGGTCTCCCCAAATAGAAACCTTAGAAGGGAGCAGTCTTTGATCAAAACGAAAACAACAGCACACATCAAAAAGTTGGTGAAATGTACTAAAGAAGTGTGTTCTTAGgcttaaaattttaatttgttagttttgttgatatataatttgttttctttGATGGTTTATTATGTTTAATTATGAAAAATGGAGCATTTGGACTAGAAAATACACTACTTTGAGAGGAACAAATACCACAATAACAGGTCAAAGATTGATCTAGGGCAAGAGAATGGGTCAAAGTTGATGCAAAGTGGCGAACTAAGTCAAAGAAAAGGCATGAAAAATGATGTCGTAATTTACTCATAATTCTTGGTTTGGGTGAGCATTGTAGATGAGTCACTgcatggttttttttttttttttttctttttttcattctcTATCCATCTACgaaattatattttagattttcttttatttacttTTGATAATCAAGtcaaatagttaaaaaatttatatcatTTTAGAATATGTATCCTACATAATTTTGATAAATGTTTGTTTTGATTCTCATCATCATATTTTAGAGGATTATTTAGAGCTTTCCACAAAGATTGAAAGGTAAAATTAATTAGAAGAAGACGTTGATGCATGTTGGAGATAGATCCATCGAGTTCATGGATTTAAACATAAGTTGATTTTAGTCATACGGTTTGATGGATTTAAACatattgttggtaaatttttgcttcattagttataatattattgaattCGTTACTTTTTATGATGCTTATGCTCTACCAATTGAGTAATGTTATTGGATCACTATTTGATTGAATTTACATGAGAGAGAGAATTTAGAACTGGAAGGAGCATGGTAATGGATATTAATATTATAAGTTTTGTGAGAATGACAAACATAATATTGGAGGCTAATTGTAATGCCTAAAATAAgttaattttaatcttaattatgttaagtttaattttgaccacgttaaaattattttggatattatttgatataattgttaaaattattgattttgtagaaattagaattaattgaaaaaatatctaatcagttatttgatatttgaaatttatgattgaaattgtttgttttaagtgaataaggaaatttgattaattatatatatgattatataattaattgaatttgaagttaaaataattatattatttaattatatcatgaaagataatataattatttaaggatatatatatatatatatatatatatatatatatatattactttgGAAAGATAAATGTGATATGATTGGAGAGATGaataatatttgattttaaaaagaagatttgatgggtttaaatgaaCGAAGAGAAGATTTAGTTGGTTTACTTGAAAAAGTataggaaaaagaaaggaaaacaatagtaattatattattattattactttaattAAATACGCTTTTGGGAAGCGTTGATAGtgactattcatcatcttcttcattggaAACCCTCActctccatcttcttcttcacaaacccTAACCACTCAAGTCTGCCACCACCCATCTCCGATCGACTGCCATGTACCAGCCACTAATTGTCTTCGATTCCATCATCTCTGTCAAATCGTCGTGTAGCCATAAGGTAATCCCTTCAGTGCATGCCGTTCTTCGCCCGTCTCCTTTCGTTCGTCGCCTATCCCCATTTTCGTTTCGTCTCCTCCGTTGTTCATCGTTTGTACTGGTTCTCTATTACTTGTCGTCTGCCTTTCGCTACATTTTGTCAGTCGTCTGCTAGCCGATCGTTTGTGCCACCGGAGCCCAAACCGAGCTGCATGTGACTTCTTCCAAGCCGCAAGTGTCAACCTAGCACCCGCGAGCCCCCCTGCACGAGCCGTCCTCTCTGCGAGACGTTGCCTTAGCCAAGTCGCACGTTCGAGCTGTTCTCAGCGCCCGAGTCGTAGCGCGAGTCGACCCCTCTATCCAAGTCGACTTCTCCTTTTACAGCTGAGCCGCCTAGCCGGTTCCCTCTCTACCCAAGCCATTTTGAGCCGCGAAGCTTATTTTAGTCTATTTTTCACCTATTTTTAGTAAGTTTGATTGGATTTTGGTTAATGCCGATTAATTTTGGatcctaaataatttaattttgaattaatttggttagattttAACTGGAAATTTGAGCTGTGGAAGTTTCCTAACCAAGGATAAATTGGAttcgacctcaactttgggtaagttgaattaaatagATTTTTAAGTCTTTAAACaaccattaaatttattatcttagtattttatgcttactgtttaggattttTCTTGGAAAGCTTGACCTTGCTACTAGGATTATATTTttggattaagctaatctccaggtaagagattcccctactagaccttcgaactgaagtaagagcttgcatgtaattttttcattatgcattgatgtagctaataTGCATAATGTATTTAGGTTATGATGACTGATAATTATGACtgagtttatgtttatgatgactgatataTAGTTATgattgagttatgttgatgatgatgattgatgatgttgatgttaatccaggaaatattaatctcacgattaagaatgctatgtttaatattcatgtcatgcttatgatgtcATGTTATTCTACATGCTATGAATAGGGtgtactgttagctttatctattagagtcgtactcacatgggtgtcccttgggatcaccacctttttatgactgtgtagtctaatgggatcaccagtccaatatgagatgatatgtatatgagtgaCTTGACGGGGTCACTGACAGCCCGATcatcttagtgtttctttcgagttcactaaataccagttttgtcctagtgtccctttgggttcatcgaagaccagagatgttcctacgggatcatagattgtgtgtgttcgggaacgtgccagtttaggggtactactttacaggattctaataggaagttaacagacacctaacgAGACTAGTAGTATGtcctttactgagtatatttttatactcactctttaatgtttaattttataaGCAAAGGTAGAGGTGAGGACAAAGGAAAGCTaacgaatgacaagaagtgaccgtgacgAGGCATAGAGAAACGTTTTGATTCCGCCATTATGCCATTAGTTCTGATTTCAGTATTTttgcattttcatttttattcttttaaaactagataggactcgagttatgattttattttatagatttatttctacttacattggtttatttatgatttttatgAGTGCTTGGGATTTTGATTatgaaaacttttttttttaacattttggaTTAAGcaagttttattttcttttaagtagtaatgacctcaacttagtataaagaatTGGATCGTTACACTAATAATGAGAGACTTAATACAATTGTCTTCTAGATCATCGATATGAAATATAGGTTTCACTTTTAGACATTAGAAAAAGGTGAACTTGGGAGAAAAACACTTGCCTGATAAACTTTAATTTAGACCTAAgggaaataattaaattaattaaatgaaaatctTTTGCACCCACCATGTTGTTACTTAATGAAGTTTCTTAAATATTCAACcatttattgttttctttaaattatGTTTGTTGATTTTTAATCCCTATATAAATTTAAGAGTTTATTTGATTGCTAGAAGAATCAAATATCTAATTTTCAGAGGATAATATTTGATCTCTTGAACTATTTTAATTATAC is drawn from Cucumis melo cultivar AY chromosome 11, USDA_Cmelo_AY_1.0, whole genome shotgun sequence and contains these coding sequences:
- the LOC103501116 gene encoding probable WRKY transcription factor 15 isoform X1, translated to MAVELLTGFTNPPQLSSRSPMDQDSAVQEAASGLDTLKKLITLLSHSPPSNLDSDCQAVANAAVSHFRKAISLLGRSSRTGHARFRRAPLDSSKIYNATPIQQIPPPSLDRLDSATTINFSYSAAPTSSFLTSLPASDSEIKLQHQPSSSSFQITDLSRVSSVVSKPSSGLKRKCGSENLGSGKCAGSSGGRCHCSKKSRKLRLKRVVRVPAISSKNADIPPDDYSWRKYGQKPIKGSPYPRGYYKCSSLRGCPARKHVERASDDPSMLIVTYEGDHNHSQSVAEASSLILESW
- the LOC103501116 gene encoding probable WRKY transcription factor 15 isoform X2, yielding MAVELLTGFTNPPQLSSRSPMDQDSAVQEAASGLDTLKKLITLLSHSPPSNLDSDCQAVANAAVSHFRKAISLLGRSSRTGHARFRRAPLDSSKIYNATPIQQIPPPSLDRLDSATTINFSYSAAPTSSFLTSLPASDSEIKLQHQPSSSSFQITDLSRVSSVVSKPSSGLKRKCGSENLGSGKCAGSSGGRCHCSKKRKLRLKRVVRVPAISSKNADIPPDDYSWRKYGQKPIKGSPYPRGYYKCSSLRGCPARKHVERASDDPSMLIVTYEGDHNHSQSVAEASSLILESW